TTAGGGCACAGAAACAGAAGAGGGAAACAAAAGTCAGTGTCCTGATCACTAGAACATCCCCCTGCCACAAACCAGTGAGGACAAGCCCCTTGGCTTGTTAGAGTTAGAGACTCCTATGCCAATACAGAAACCCTTGAACAGGTAAACAAGAGATATTTACACTGATACATAGGCCCATGACGAGGTGGACATCCCATGGTACCCATGCCAGAGAGGTCATGCCTTAGACCCCATGCCATGTAGACACCCCTTTAACCCATGCCAGTGTAGCAATCCCCTGAACCCCATGTTACCCATGCAAGTTTGGCTATCCCTGAACCTCATGCTAGGAGAGAAAGTCTAAAATCCCCATGCCAGTGTAAATACCCCTGACCTCATGCCAGTGTAGACAGCCTGCAGTACCCATACCAGTGTAGACCACCCCGTtgatctctagggccatgttgatACTGCTGATACCACTGCCTGCCAGATTAAGAGGCCCATCCAGCCGCTCTTCTGtccaggagagggcaggggagtCAAATTTTGGGGAATAAGACTTCAAACTTACCAGCTCCCGCGCCCATTGCTAtagacagcccccactgcacttCAGCCCCACACCGGTAATTACACAGTTGTCTGTTGAGAGAGCTATCTGTGCCATCTCCAACACTTATCAGGTAATGGGTGTATCCTCCCTCAGTGCACAGGCCCAAAGCCCTTACAGCAACAAGCTCCTCCTCACCCCTCAGGGGAACCTTGCCACGGGGCAGGAAACTGGGGGGTGCGCCAGGTCGAGGTGGGTCCATGGGCCCCATCAGCACAGCCCTCTTCTCTGGGGGCTCCTCTGGTGCCAACTTCTCCCGTGCAGGTCCCAAGGCCAGGCCCACAGGCAGTGCCAGTCGAGGGGTTGGGATTCCACTCTCCTCTGGAAGAACAGGTCATTCAGCTCCCCTGGCCCAAGCAGCTCCATCTCTGCATTTTGTTCTCTCCCCAGGCTTGGGACCAAGGGAGGTCACCCAAGCTGAAGCTTGAAGTTCAAGCTCCCCTTCCAACCAGAGTCTCAGCCTAGAGGCTCTGAAGCTGGAGAGCCCAAAGGGCCAATATATATGTCTAGGTTGGTCCAAGACAAGTGGGGGGAATTTCCTTGCTCTTGGTCGTTAAATAATTCAGGTCACAGGAGGCACAGACCACATGCAAATGGAAGCACTGGCTGGAGAGGTGTGGAATGGAGCTGCTCTGGATAAAGGACCTTTTCCTTAGCTTCAATCCCACACCGCAGTAACCCGTACCCCAGAGCCCTCAAGGCTCCATTGACCCCAAACCTCAGGACCCCTTAACATTAGCGTGCACCAAACCTCAATGCCCTGTCAGTCCTTACTACCCTATACCTCAACGCCTCCCAGACCTCAGAGTCCCCACATTTGTAAAGTTCCTTATATCTCGGCGCCCCCTAGGTCTCAGAGACCCCCAAATCCCAGCCCCTCGCCCCTGACACCTTTCTTAACGGGACTCGGGCTCAGCTGCGCGCAGGCGTGAGCCGGCAGGCCGGAGGCGGAGCcctgggcggggcgggggccgggcgggggcgcgggcggggccGAACCGGGACCCGAGGCTGGGCCCAGAGAGCCCCGAGGGGGCGGTCCGGCCAAGCCGAAGAGCGGGGCGGCGGTGTAAGCCTGCCGGCGGCCCTCGCGTCTATTGCTGTCGATGGCGGCCTGGAGCTCCCCCGGAGAGCTAAGCGCCCGCGTCTCGCACTCGTACGGGTACAGGTACTTCATGTACCTACGGACGGACGGGGGCGGGCGGCTGGGCCCAGCTGATCcagccccgcgccccgccgcccgccccgggcGCTCCGAGCCGCACCCCCCGCCTCCGCCCGGCGCCGCGCCCCCTCCCGCGCGCGCCCGGCCTCACTGGGTGCGCAGAGTGAAGGCGGCCGAGGTGATGGTGGTGGGCAGGCTGAGGCCACGCGTGACCTCCCGCCACACCTTGCGGTTGATGACTTCCACCAGGCCGCCCTTGGCCGTCACCAGGCGGAACAGCGCGTACAGGTCCAGCACCTGCTTCGCCATGATGGGCACGCGGTTCACCGGCGTCCCTGGTGGGGGCGGATAGAGAGTCAGGGCACTAGACTAAGACCCTGTCTTGCGGGCATCCTTGGGGACTGAAGGAGTCGCTGCCTAGACGACGCTCGAGTACAGGGCGGGACCCTGAGTTCAGGGTGGGACCCTCGCTCgaaaaaggaggggaagagggaggcatggggaggtggggattCCAGGTAGACCCCACAGAGCCCCAGACCTCCACTGTAGCAGGAAGGACAGGAGGCTGGACCAGGGGTgggcaaactttctctgtaacaGGCCAGATGGTAAATGGTTTAGACTCTGCGGGCCAGTCTCTTGTCATTGTAGCCCGAAAGCAGCTATCGAGGAATTTAAAGGAATGGGcgcggctgtgttccaataaaactttatttacagactCTGAAATTCGAATTTCACAAGTCCGGAAATGTtcgtcttttaattttttccactaTTTAGAAATGTAAAACCATTCTTTTCTCGCAGGCGGCTAGATGCAGCCCGCAGGCTTTAGTTTGCCGACCCCTGGGTAGACCGTGGGAAGGACTTCCCGACAGTGCTGCAGGGCGGACTCCCCTAAGCAGCTGCCCGGGTGGCTGCCCGAGGCCGGCACGGCGGTGAGAGAAGCCGCAGCCCCGGTCTCGGCTGGCCAACTCCGCAGCCCGCGCCGCCCCCGCCGGCCAGTCCTGACAAAGGGGCCTGTCTGCGCTGAGCGATGGGCCCCAGTTAATTCCTTACCGATCCCGTCCCCTTCCGCCGCCGCCTTTGGACCCGAACAATTAGCTGCGGCCTGATTAATGGGGGGAAATTATCGGCCCCGCGGGACCCCTCCCCCcgcagagggagcagagggaggcagaggtgggggtggggggagattgCTGGGATCCGCTCAGACCACCTACCCCACCCCCCCCAGTGGAGGGGAGACCTCGAGGAAGGGGCAGGGAAGGGACACTGGGACCAGAATGACTGGGCCTCTCTGGGGAGCAAAGGACCTGGGGCCCCACGGAGGGTCCCTGGTTAGGAAGGGACTGGAAGGAGTGccgggcctggggtgggggccccGGGGGACTTTGGCCAGCAGCTGCACTAAGGAGGGGAGCAGTGCAGCCAGTTAATTAGCGGCTTATCAGGCCGCGCTCCGAGTGAGTTAATTAGCTTTGTAGAGAGAGATAATGAGTCAGTCTTTGGACCCATGAATCTGGGGAGAAGCCTAAGTGATGGACTGCGCCCACCCTGATCCCCTCCTGGACTGTTCTTGCCTTCTCTTctagctctgagcttcctggaaaGGAATTCTTCCTCTTCCACAGCCCCAACCCACATGGTCCCCAATCTACCCCTTGAGAAGTCCTTCCTTCAGTCTAATCCCAGTTCTTCCTGCTGTAGAGCACATTGGGTGTCCCGTTCCTGAAGCAAGGGGAAACTGAGGAGAGACAAGGCTGCAGGAAAGGCCAGTGAAAGAGGGCCAAGGCCATCCCAGCCTCCCAGTCCTGGGAaactcctcccaccccaggccagcccccaaccaggtccccctcccaccctcccaatTGATCTCATACTCATTAACCTGCCAGTGGGCTGGCCACTAATTAATCCCTGAGTGGAGGAGGGGGGCAGGGTCAGAGGTTAAAGATGCTTTTGAGGGCCCACAGGATAGGTGCTGCCAAACTCAGGCCTCTGCAGAGAGGACCCAACCTGGGGACTGAACCCTGGGGTCTCTCTTCCTCAAACCTGGTAAGTGGGGCTCCTTCCCTTACATCACCTCACTCACCCCTCTTCTGCATGAAGCTAAACAGGTCATCCAGAAATTCCTTCCTCTTGGGGTCTGCATCGAGCTCGTACAGCTGGGGAAGGACTGAGGTCATTTTCCAGCTCTGCTGATCCCTGCCTCCCCCTGGGACCCCAGCTCAGGTTGTCCCCTGAATAAGGGTCCCCAGCTAATGGGGTAAGTAGGGTCTGAACTATGGACTCCCTGGCATTAGACTCTCTCCCCCGGGGGCAGGTAGGGGCACTTCTTTCTAATAGATACAGAGACCACCCTCCACTGGCCAGTGGTGCCCTGGGCAGCTCAAACCACCcatctggggaggaggggaagggaggaagctgTGGAGGCTCAGCCTGCCCTCCAGGGCATGCACAGAGCCCCAGGGAGGAAGACAGGCTGGGGTTCTGTTCCACACGGAGGAAACAGACAGACCCATCTCAGGCCCTCATTTGCTCTTGTTCATTCCTGCAAGGGCTTCTTGCTGTTCACATCTCATCTCTGTgtgccaggggtggggaggaagggccAAGATGCCTCTAACGCATCCCTCAGGCAGGGCAGATACACAGAAGCTCTTGGATTGAATCCTGGGACCCCTCAGTCCACCTTCTGGTCTGATCTCCTTCCAGGGACAGTGATCTGCCCACTACAGAAACTGCCACAGAGGCAATGGCCCTGCACCACCCAGCATCTGTGGGGTCAGGACTTGAAAGGCCCAGGGGTCATCCCACCCATGCCCAGTCACCTGGAGCCCCACCTCCAGTATCACCTCCCAAATACCACCCAGGAGGAACAATCCTTAGAGTAACAGAGTCATTTACCCAGAGTAACAGTTCCTGAGTAACACCCATAGGTAACACTCCATcccccaataaaaactctcagaggGAAAAAACACCCAAAAGTAAAAAACCCCAAAGATCTACCTTTAAAGCTACACTCCCACAAGAACTGAGCCCTAAGTCTTAGATGGATACCTGCAAATAACACACACTCTCCAAGTAATAATCCCCAGAATTATACCCAGGAGAAACACTGGCTAGAGCCACATATCCAGAGTAACAGAGCCCTGAGTAACACTCCCAGTTTTACACTAATGCCACAGAGTGTTAGCCACAGATTAACACTTCTGGAAAATACCCAAGACCAACACCCTACGAGTAACACCACCAGAATAGCACACCTAGAGTCACAGGCCTGGGTAATACTGTCATAGTGACAGCCTGGAGTAGTGCCTTAGAATAACATCCAGATGGGCTCCGCAGGGAGGAAGAACCTCAAATTAAGGCCCTATGAATAAGATCTCGTCATTCTCAAGTGTACAAGGGACCTTTAGTCACACTGCGGCTGGAGTGGCCATCACAGGCTGGGAACTGTCACCCAGGGAACTCAGGCCAGGGAGAGGATTTGGATGGGGGGAGTGTGACAGGGAAGAGAagaagcgggggggggggggggtcagctTGCCAAACGAGTGGCAACCTCCATTCTGCTCCCAAAGATAGAAGCAGGCAGCCCAGGACACCCCCACTGGTTGCTGGAATATGACCTTGTGACTTGATGTGTGAGAAGGTAGGGTAGGATGGTGCTGGCCCTGGAATCCCCAGTCCCCAGATCCTCCTCCCACAAAAGAATTCTTGAAGGCTCCTACACCCCTCCCACTTTCCCTTCCAGCTCCCCGGGAGCCTCCAGTCTTTGGGCCTCCACGTTTCTGGGTGGCTCCCGCACCTCTAGTGTGGGCCTATGCAGTTTATTCCATGCCTCTGggtgtctgtctctccctccttgTCACTATCTATCCTTTGGTCTCTTCCCCCGTCTCTCTGCaggtctctgtgtctctgtctttccATCCTGCAgagggcagtgggggtgggggagctacTAATCTCCTGGCTCTGCTTTTGCccagagaggaggggtggggcggGAGGGCCTGACATTGAGGTGGTCCTACCTGCTTGAACTGTTCTTCGTAGGTCCACTCGTGGGGATGAGGTCCCGGTGGCTGGCTGGAAGGTGAGCTGGGGTCCTGGGTCCCTGGACGGCTCTCCttggctgcctcctcctctgtcccagcttcctccccctcctcatcctcttccgcgtcctcctcttcctcagcccCAACCTCCCTCAAGGCCCCCTCAGGGGCCTGCAGGGTCCGGGGACCAGGCAAGGGAGccggaggaggaggtggtggtgggtgtgGAGGGGCCAATGGCCCCACCCCCTGGGCCAGTCGGGCTGCCTGCTGCCTCTGCAGGGCCTCCATTACGGCTTCCAGGCGCAGTCCCCCGGCTGGTGGGGGGGCTGGCACCAGGCGGGGCCCTGAGGAAAGGGCCGCCTGTGGGGGAGGGAATGATGGGTGTTGGGCCCTGCTGCCCCCAAAACCCCCAACACAAGGGGAGGTGGTCATGGATTCAGGGAAGAGCAGAGGGGCCCTaaggaaaaaggcagaaagagagcTTTCCCAGAAATcgacagagacagagaggtagaaggagcaggaaagagagagaccagactcaaagagacagaaatgggCATTGGCCGAGGACAGGTAGAGACTGAGCAGATCAAAAAGGGTGACAAGAaccaagaaacagagagagatggaggagagagagatccGGCAGAGAGAGACAATGACAGAGAGTTAGGGAGATAGAAATGGAAATGGGACCgagagacaaggagagacagAAGCCGGGAGAGACAGAACTATCAGGCAGAGACAAGaatggagagacagagatggggagAGGTGAGACTGATAGAGATATTGGATAGAGAGACAGGGAAGGTAAAACAGAGAGGAACAAGAGAGAAATATCAAAGACCTGAGTGACAGGCAGtccagagagagggacagagacagagagacagaggccGAGAGACACAAATAGTGAGACAGGGGTTGAGAGAGACAAGAAGCGACCGACGCagcaggagacagagacagaaaggagagattAGAGACAGGGCGAGACAGTGAATAGAGGGGGACAGACGGAGAGATGGGGCAGAGACGCAGAGGACTGGAGCCGAGGAGGCGCGGGGATAGAGGGCGGCGGGGACAGAGCCCGGGACAGGGCCGGGACCGCGCGGGCAGGGGACGGCGGGGTCTCCACCGCTCTCTGGCTCCCCGCACCCCGCGGCCGCACTCACCAGCCTGGCGCGGCCCGCTGCCCCCGGCGTCTCCACGGCTCTCCCTCTGCTCCGCACGCCTCTCGGGCGGCCCCTGCCTCGGCCCGGTTCCCTGCGCGGGTCCCCGCCGTGCGCTCCCGCCGCCGTGCGCTCCTCTGGCCGCGGTGCGCTCACTCGCCGCTCTGCTGGCTGCGGCCACGGGGGCGGGACCCCAGCGGGGCAGGGCGGGCGGAGGCGCAAACGGGGAGGCCCCGGTGGGCTCTACCGCTCCAGCCCACCAACAGGTGTCTCCCACCCTCCCTATAGCCAGATTCGGGGGAATGGGGCGCTGGAGAGCTGCCGAAAATCCTGCAAAGGAGAATGAGGGGTCCACGGCTACTGGACTCCGGACCAGGGCCCCGCCTAGCCTCACAAGTCGTGTCCCCGACACCCACACTCAGTGCGTGGCATTCACACACAAACAGCCGCTTTCATACACCAACACACCTGTCACAAGTTCAGGCGCACAGCTGCCCTGTTTCACGTACTTGGCTACACCGACGCCGCAGCGCCAATGGCCTGGGCAGGCTATGATCATGAAGGGAATCACTGTGCAGGATGCTGGGGTGAGTGTGGGAGGCCTGGACAGAACAGGAGcttctccccctgccctgcccggATGCTATCCCCAACTGCATGTATGCTATCCCCAACTGCATGTATGCTGCAGTTTGCACAACAGTATGTGCCCCCGGTGGGTGGTGGACTCACACCTCTGCACTCACACTCTCAGAGGTCTCTGAGCTGATTCTACACCCACAGCAGGGTGCACACACCACATGCAGATGCACAAGCACATCGTTTTTTAGCTCTTTTGATGTTCTGTTATGGAAATTTTCCAACGTATACACAAGAGGAGTGAATAGTATAACGAACCTTGGGTACTCATAGCGTGTTTCAACAGTGATCAGCATTTTGCCTGCCCATCTTCACATGCATTCTCCACCCATGTGTGCCTGACTCCCCAGTCTGTATCTCCAGACCCCTTTGGCCAGACTGCTTCAGGCCCACTCTACCCTCAGTCGTCCCCCAGATGCTGAGATGCTGTTCCTTTTTTGGG
The window above is part of the Equus caballus isolate H_3958 breed thoroughbred chromosome 23, TB-T2T, whole genome shotgun sequence genome. Proteins encoded here:
- the ARID3C gene encoding AT-rich interactive domain-containing protein 3C isoform X2, whose product is MEALQRQQAARLAQGVGPLAPPHPPPPPPPAPLPGPRTLQAPEGALREVGAEEEEDAEEDEEGEEAGTEEEAAKESRPGTQDPSSPSSQPPGPHPHEWTYEEQFKQLYELDADPKRKEFLDDLFSFMQKRGTPVNRVPIMAKQVLDLYALFRLVTAKGGLVEVINRKVWREVTRGLSLPTTITSAAFTLRTQYMKYLYPYECETRALSSPGELQAAIDSNRREGRRQAYTAAPLFGLAGPPPRGSLGPASGPGSAPPAPPPGPRPAQGSASGLPAHACAQLSPSPVKKEERLDGPLNLAGSGISSINMALEINGVVYTGILFARRQPVPASQGPTNPAPPPPTGAPSSASP
- the ARID3C gene encoding AT-rich interactive domain-containing protein 3C isoform X1, with protein sequence MEALQRQQAARLAQGVGPLAPPHPPPPPPPAPLPGPRTLQAPEGALREVGAEEEEDAEEDEEGEEAGTEEEAAKESRPGTQDPSSPSSQPPGPHPHEWTYEEQFKQLYELDADPKRKEFLDDLFSFMQKRGTPVNRVPIMAKQVLDLYALFRLVTAKGGLVEVINRKVWREVTRGLSLPTTITSAAFTLRTQYMKYLYPYECETRALSSPGELQAAIDSNRREGRRQAYTAAPLFGLAGPPPRGSLGPASGPGSAPPAPPPGPRPAQGSASGLPAHACAQLSPSPVKKEESGIPTPRLALPVGLALGPAREKLAPEEPPEKRAVLMGPMDPPRPGAPPSFLPRGKVPLREERLDGPLNLAGSGISSINMALEINGVVYTGILFARRQPVPASQGPTNPAPPPPTGAPSSASP